In Mercurialis annua linkage group LG5, ddMerAnnu1.2, whole genome shotgun sequence, a single genomic region encodes these proteins:
- the LOC126681168 gene encoding protein SAWADEE HOMEODOMAIN HOMOLOG 1-like: MDRLRPRHRQVFSGFTKPEIEKMEQLQKESSSPMNKEFFQKIARSFNYSSGRAGKPIVRWTEVECWFQDRQKYGPCLKNILSNEGKESSQIPKEAGIKASNLSEMEFEARSSKDGAWYDVEMFLCHRYLPSGEAEVLVRFVGFGAEEDEWINIKSGVRERSIPLENSECHKVQVGDVLCCFQERRDQAIYYDAHVIEIQRKMHDIRGCRCMFLIRYQHDNTDERVRLRRLCSRPSY, translated from the coding sequence ATGGATCGTCTCAGACCTAGACACAGACAAGTTTTCTCTGGCTTCACAAAACCTGAGATTGAGAAGATGGAACAATTGCAAAAAGAATCAAGCTCACCTATGAACAAggagttttttcaaaaaattgcaAGAAGTTTTAATTACTCTTCTGGACGTGCTGGGAAGCCTATTGTTAGATGGACAGAGGTAGAATGTTGGTTCCAAGATAGGCAAAAATATGGTCCTTGCTTAAAAAATATTCTGTCAAATGAGGGGAAGGAAAGTTCTCAGATCCCTAAAGAAGCAGGAATAAAAGCCTCCAATTTATCTGAGATGGAATTTGAAGCTAGGTCATCAAAAGATGGGGCATGGTATGATGTCGAGATGTTCCTGTGCCATAGATATCTTCCATCCGGTGAAGCTGAAGTTCTTGTTAGATTTGTTGGATTTGGGGCTGAGGAAGATGAGTGGATCAACATAAAAAGTGGAGTTCGAGAACGGTCTATCCCGCTTGAGAATTCAGAATGTCATAAGGTGCAAGTTGGAGATGTTTTATGCTGCTTCCAGGAAAGGAGAGATCAAGCTATATATTATGATGCTCATGTGATAGAGATTCAAAGGAAAATGCATGACATAAGAGGTTGCAGGTGTATGTTCTTGATCAGATACCAACATGACAACACTGATGAACGAGTCCGATTGAGGAGGTTATGTAGCAGACCGAGTTATTAG
- the LOC126679821 gene encoding uncharacterized protein LOC126679821, with amino-acid sequence MRTIVCTMSSVSVRASWDTQERLTYNPNAPRNPNKKPNNFPSLPSPPPPSSSSLTFTAQSVSALLKRNPVTQGVKEKFNDMYMGYERWMPAPPKVEKPRTVYNAATLAYIGDSIYELYARRHFLFPPLSIDEFNERVMAVVRCEAQDALLQKLLSDNILSEEERGVLRWGKNIASAKTRTKKRAGAAVYNRASSLETLVGYLYLTNTNRLEEIMRKMGFSTGLSTEVLLEEAASEAAS; translated from the exons ATGCGGACAATTGTATGCACAATGTCATCAGTTAGTGTAAGAGCTTCATGGGACACTCAAGAAAGACTTACTTACAATCCGAATGCTCCAAGAAATCCCAACAAAAAACCCAACAACTTCCCTTCTTTACCCTCACCACCACCaccttcatcttcttcactCACTTTCACTGCTCAGTCTGTTTCAGCTCTGCTCAAGCGCAACCCTGTAACTCAAG GGGTTAAGGAGAAATTTAATGATATGTATATGGGATATGAGAGATGGATGCCTGCTCCACCAAAAGTGGAAAAGCCTCGAACAGTTTATAATGCAGCTACTCTTGCATATATTGGTGATAGCATATACGAG CTATATGCTCGAAGACACTTTTTGTTTCCTCCTTTGAGTATTGATGAATTTAATGAACGTGTAATGGCAGTAGTACGCTGTGAAGCACAG GATGCATTGCTTCAGAAGCTTCTTAGTGATAATATCCTATCAGAAGAAGAAAG AGGTGTCCTCCGTTGGGGGAAGAATATTGCTTCAGCTAAAACACGGACGAAAAAGCGTGCTGGAGCAGCAGTTTATAACAGAGCATCTTCACTGGAAACATTA GTGGGTTACTTGTACCTGACAAATACAAATCGTTTAGAAGAAATCATGCGAAAGATGGGATTCTCAACCGGCTTATCTACAGAAGTGCTTCTGGAAGAAGCTGCTA GTGAGGCAGCAAGCTAG
- the LOC126680755 gene encoding beta-galactosidase 1, whose protein sequence is MMMKNLTMCSIKNNNVLVIFILLGLWVCSVSSSVLYDSKAITIDGHRRILISGSIHYPRSSPEMWPDLIQKAKDGGLDVIQTYVFWNGHEPSPGKYYFEGNYDLVKFIKLVKQAGLYVHLRIGPYVCAEWNFGGFPVWLKYIPGINFRTDNGPFKAQMQKFTTKIVNMMKEERLYQSQGGPIILSQIENEYGPMEYELGAPGKEYSNWAAKMAVGLGTGVPWVMCKQDDAPDPVINACNGFYCDYFTPNKPYKPKMWTEAWTGWFTEFGGAVPYRPAEDLAFSVARFIQKGGAFINYYMYHGGTNFGRTAGGPFIATSYDYDAPLDEYGLLRQPKWGHLKDLHRAIKLCEPALVSGSQTVMPLGNYQEAHVYKTKSGACSAFLANYNQRSYAKVSFANKHYNLPPWSISILPDCENTVYNTARIGAQSAQMKMTPVPMHGGFSWQAYGEEASSEGDNTFTMTGLLEQINTTRDVTDYLWYSTDVVIDSSEGFLRSGKYPVLTILSAGHALHVFVNGELAGTAFGSLESPKLTFSKGVKMRAGVNKISLLSIAVGLPNVGPHFETWNAGVLGPVTLNGLNKGRRDLSWQKWSYKIGLRGEALSLHSLTGSPSVEWTQGSFVSQRQPLMWYKTTFNAPAGDSPLALDMGSMGKGQVWINGQSVGRYWPAYKASGDCGVCNYAGTFNEKKCLRNCGEASQRWYHVPHSWLNPTGNLLVVFEEWGGDPNGISLVRREVDSVCADIYEWQPTLMNYMMQSSGKVNKPLRPKVHLQCGPGQKMSKIKFASFGTPEGVCGSYRQGSCHAFHSFDAFNRLCVGQNWCAVTVAPEMFGGDPCPNVMKKLAVEAICS, encoded by the exons ATGATGATGAAGAATTTAACAATGTGCagcattaaaaataataatgttttagttatttttatattgctGGGTTTATGGGTTTGTTCTGTGAGTTCCTCTGTTTTGTATGATTCTAAAGCTATCACCATTGATGGCCATAGAAGGATTCTTATTTCTGGATCAATTCACTACCCCAGAAGCTCCCCTGAG ATGTGGCCAGATCTTATACAGAAGGCTAAAGATGGAGGATTGGATGTTATTCAGACTTATGTTTTTTGGAACGGGCATGAGCCTTCTCCTGGAAAA TATTATTTTGAGGGGAACTATGATTTGGTAAAGTTTATCAAGCTGGTGAAGCAAGCAGGATTATATGTTCATCTCAGAATTGGACCTTATGTTTGTGCTGAGTGGAACTTTGG AGGCTTCCCAGTTTGGCTCAAGTACATTCCTGGTATCAATTTCAGAACAGATAATGGCCCCTTCAAG GCTCAAATGCAAAAATTTACTACAAAGATAGTCAATATGATGAAAGAAGAAAGATTATACCAGTCTCAAGGGGGTCCAATCATTTTATCACAG ATTGAGAATGAATATGGACCTATGGAATATGAACTTGGTGCACCTGGTAAAGAATACAGCAACTGGGCAGCAAAAATGGCGGTAGGTCTCGGCACTGGTGTCCCATGGGTCATGTGCAAGCAAGATGATGCTCCTGATCCAGTT ATTAACGCCTGCAATGGTTTCTACTGCGATTATTTCACTCCGAACAAACCTTACAAACCCAAGATGTGGACAGAAGCCTGGACTGGATG GTTTACCGAATTCGGTGGTGCAGTTCCTTATAGACCAGCTGAAGACTTGGCCTTTTCAGTTGCAAGGTTTATTCAGAAAGGAGGAGCTTTCATAAACTATTATATG TATCACGGGGGAACCAACTTCGGGCGAACTGCTGGTGGTCCATTCATTGCTACAAGTTATGATTATGATGCACCACTTGATGAATATG GACTACTGAGGCAGCCTAAATGGGGCCATTTAAAGGATTTGCATAGAGCAATTAAGCTATGTGAACCAGCTTTAGTATCTGGAAGTCAAACTGTGATGCCACTTGGAAATTACCAAGAG GCTCATGTATATAAAACAAAGTCTGGCGCATGTTCGGCATTCCTTGCAAATTACAACCAAAGATCATATGCAAAAGTATCTTTCGCAAATAAGCATTACAATTTGCCTCCCTGGTCTATTAGCATTCTTCCAGACTGCGAGAACACTGTTTACAACACTGCAAGG ATTGGTGCACAAAGTGCACAAATGAAAATGACTCCTGTTCCTATGCATGGAGGATTCTCTTGGCAGGCGTATGGTGAAGAGGCGTCCTCAGAAGGTGATAATACATTTACGATGACCGGGTTGTTGGAGCAGATAAATACAACTAGAGATGTCACAGATTACTTGTGGTACTCAACAGA CGTCGTGATCGACTCTAGTGAAGGCTTTTTAAGGAGTGGAAAGTATCCTGTTCTGACAATTCTATCTGCTGGGCATGCTTTACATGTTTTTGTCAACGGAGAACTAGCAG GAACTGCATTTGGAAGTTTGGAATCACCGAAGTTGACTTTTAGTAAAGGTGTCAAGATGAGGGCTGGTGTCAACAAAATTTCTCTTCTCAGCATTGCCGTTGGTCTTCCA AATGTCGGTCCACACTTTGAGACATGGAACGCTGGCGTCCTTGGTCCAGTTACATTGAATGGTCTCAATAAAGGAAGGAGGGATCTTTCTTGGCAGAAGTGGTCATACAAG ATTGGTCTTAGGGGAGAAGCATTGAGTCTTCATTCTCTCACCGGGAGTCCTTCGGTTGAGTGGACACAAGGGTCTTTTGTGTCTCAAAGGCAGCCACTTATGTGGTATAAA ACCACTTTCAATGCTCCAGCTGGAGATTCCCCATTGGCTTTAGATATGGGTAGCATGGGTAAAGGTCAAGTATGGATAAATGGACAGAGCGTTGGACGTTACTGGCCTGCGTATAAAGCATCTGGTGATTGCGGTGTCTGCAATTATGCTGGAACCTTTAATGAGAAGAAATGCTTGAGGAATTGTGGGGAAGCTTCTCAGAGATG GTATCATGTTCCTCATTCATGGCTAAACCCAACAGGAAACTTGTTGGTTGTGTTTGAAGAATGGGGTGGAGACCCTAATGGAATCTCTCTGGTTAGACGGGAAGTAGACAGCGTTTGTGCTGATATTTACGAGTGGCAACCAACTTTAATGAATTACATGATGCAATCATCGGGTAAAGTCAACAAGCCTCTCAGGCCTAAAGTTCATCTGCAATGTGGACCTGGGCAGAAAATGTCTAAAATTAAGTTTGCTAGCTTCGGAACACCAGAAGGGGTTTGCGGAAGCTACCGCCAAGGAAGTTGTCACGCCTTCCACTCTTTTGATGCTTTTAACAGG CTTTGTGTTGGGCAGAATTGGTGCGCGGTAACTGTAGCACCAGAAATGTTCGGGGGAGATCCATGTCCGAATGTCATGAAGAAGCTAGCTGTGGAGGCTATTTGCAGTTGA
- the LOC126682931 gene encoding uncharacterized protein LOC126682931, with the protein MTRFNGGYFNITAYYYSQISNNKQLQIFLNQHTPIMFLFIGFSLCLLSLSILFLYSINRRFQEQQKPTPKIDPVSFSKIIDGVSKASEISQTQLTRSLLLDILPSDSSKWVSLFEDEPGSGHGDESNDGSVGAGDLSVGNSRVKKKKRRAKKKRLDPFNEGKDVSLDREMEDSGSGSIRVKPELVCLYPFTSSSSATQRKIKQQYDQLVRCNESKGLTLAQVGDFANCLVEARNELQHKAESIKRKFTITKALLFKADRSSLDRLRQQIYKLELEQKRLEEDTFVYNWLQQQLKLSPAYKKMLEISACMEMKAKSSELMDDNDAEDSDISFEELLAQEKKDVFWQKNRKSRLH; encoded by the exons ATGACCCGTTTTAATGGCGGCTATTTTAACATCACAGCTTATTATTACTCACAAATCTCTAACAATAAACAACTTCAAATCTTTCTAAACCAACACACACCCATTATGTTCTTATTCATTGGGTTTTCTCTTTGTTTATTATCTCtctcaattttatttctttacagTATAAACAGAAGATTTCAAGAGCAGCAAAAACCGACCCCGAAAATTGACCCGGTTTCTTTTTCGAAAATAATTGATGGGGTTTCTAAAGCTAGTGAAATTAGCCAGACCCAATTGACCCGGTCTCTTCTTCTTGACATTTTGCCGTCTGATTCTTCTAAATGGGTTTCTTTGTTTGAGGATGAACCGGGTTCGGGTCATGGTGATGAGAGTAATGATGGTTCGGTTGGGGCTGGGGATTTGAGTGTTGGTAATAGTagagtgaagaagaagaagaggagagCTAAAAAGAAGCGGTTGGATCCGTTTAATGAGGGTAAAGATGTGAGCTTGGATAGGGAAATGGAGGATTCTGGGTCGGGTTCGATTAGGGTTAAACCGGAGTTGGTTTGTTTGTACCCGTTTACATCGAGTAGTAGTGCTACTCAGAGGAAGATTAAACAGCAGTATGATCAGCTTGTTAGGTGTAATGAAAGCAAAGGATTGACATTGGCACAG GTTGGAGACTTTGCTAATTGCTTGGTTGAAGCTAGAAATGAGTTGCAGCACAA GGCTGAGTCCATCAAGCGCAAGTTTACGATAACAAAGGCTCTACTATTCAAGGCAGATAGGTCTTCACTTGATCGTCTTCGTCAACAG ATATACAAGCTGGAGCTAGAACAAAAGCGACTAGAAGAAGATACATTTGTTTATAATTGGCTCCAACAACAGCTTAAACTCTCACCGGCATACAAAAAG ATGCTTGAAATTAGTGCCTGCATGGAAATGAAAGCCAAGTCCAGCGAGCTGATGGACGATAACGATGCTGAAGATTCTGATATTTCCTTTGAAGAGCTATTAGCTCAAGAAAAAAAGGATGTTTTTTG GCAGAAAAATAGGAAATCAAGATTACACTAG